In Halococcus salifodinae DSM 8989, one DNA window encodes the following:
- a CDS encoding GNAT family N-acetyltransferase — MEYVVCGWPEDGPTLRLDYRRFSYAGKFVMSSTGKAVARETDAAVNAGSSEFDEWVVAAVAFNEDRTDPDTLWLRYITVRNDRRGEGIGARLAAFAAERAAVRGYERLRIAVNNPFAYEALHKAGFGYTGRETGIAELVLERPAGRPAERSRTAYQTGLDIYRDRDLSDGEQRFLASRSDAEPPAVIEPPA, encoded by the coding sequence ATGGAGTACGTCGTGTGTGGCTGGCCCGAGGACGGCCCGACGCTCCGGCTCGACTACCGGCGGTTCAGCTACGCCGGGAAGTTCGTGATGTCCTCGACTGGAAAGGCCGTTGCCCGCGAGACGGACGCAGCCGTGAACGCGGGCAGCAGCGAGTTCGACGAGTGGGTCGTTGCAGCGGTCGCGTTCAACGAGGACCGCACCGACCCGGACACGCTGTGGTTGCGGTATATCACCGTCCGGAACGACCGTCGTGGCGAGGGGATCGGCGCACGACTCGCGGCGTTCGCCGCCGAGCGGGCCGCGGTACGCGGCTACGAGCGCCTCCGGATCGCGGTCAACAACCCATTCGCCTACGAAGCGCTCCACAAGGCCGGGTTCGGCTACACCGGCCGGGAAACCGGGATCGCCGAGCTCGTCCTCGAACGGCCCGCCGGCCGGCCGGCCGAGCGCTCGCGCACGGCCTACCAGACAGGGCTCGATATCTACCGCGATCGCGATCTCTCGGATGGTGAGCAGCGGTTTCTGGCATCGCGGAGCGACGCCGAGCCGCCGGCAGTGATCGAACCACCCGCGTGA
- a CDS encoding DUF3054 domain-containing protein, translating to MSSAVASLRARTDSSPRTLALAVGDLLLISLFVVLGELQHGYDLVADAPRVVGTALPFFLGWALVSILAGVYAPSTSRSVGTAVRRTALAWIGAALIGQALRATPVFPGGFAIAFVLVSLGVGLVLLVPWRAAVAYVSSRG from the coding sequence ATGAGCAGCGCCGTCGCGTCGCTCCGCGCGCGCACCGACTCCTCGCCGCGAACGCTCGCGCTCGCCGTCGGCGATCTCCTCCTGATCTCGCTGTTCGTCGTCCTCGGCGAACTCCAGCACGGCTACGATCTCGTGGCCGATGCGCCGCGAGTTGTCGGCACCGCGCTCCCGTTTTTCCTCGGCTGGGCGCTCGTCTCGATCCTCGCCGGTGTGTATGCACCATCGACCTCCCGATCGGTCGGCACCGCCGTCCGCCGGACCGCGCTCGCGTGGATCGGAGCGGCGCTGATCGGTCAGGCACTCCGCGCGACGCCGGTTTTCCCTGGCGGGTTCGCGATCGCGTTCGTCCTCGTCTCGCTCGGTGTCGGCCTCGTCCTGCTGGTGCCGTGGCGCGCGGCGGTCGCGTACGTCAGCAGTCGGGGCTGA
- the fen gene encoding flap endonuclease-1, translating into MGNADLRQLAAIEPIAFADLSGATVAIDAHNWLYRYLTTTVKWTSDAVYTTAAGEEVANLIGVVQGLPKFFEHDITPVFVFDGGVTDLKTDEVERRREQREQAEERAAEAREAGDAVEAARLEARTQRLTDTIHETTRELLRLLDVPVVEAPAEGEAQAAHMARSGTVDYAGSEDYDTLLFGAPHTLRGLTGKGDPECMEFEATLKEHDLTWEQLVDVGILCGTDFNEGVSGVGPKTAVKLVREHGDLWAALEAEDRYVENGDLIRELFLDPDVTDAAFDTDIEPDLDAAREYVTGEWEIPEDEVERGFERIEESVVQSGLDRWT; encoded by the coding sequence ATGGGAAACGCAGACCTCCGCCAGCTCGCCGCGATCGAGCCGATCGCCTTCGCGGATCTTTCGGGTGCAACGGTAGCGATCGACGCTCACAACTGGCTTTACCGGTATCTCACCACGACAGTCAAGTGGACGAGCGACGCGGTCTATACGACGGCCGCGGGCGAAGAGGTCGCCAATCTGATCGGCGTCGTCCAGGGCCTCCCGAAGTTCTTCGAACACGACATCACCCCGGTGTTCGTCTTCGACGGTGGCGTCACCGACCTCAAGACCGACGAGGTCGAACGCCGGCGTGAACAGCGCGAGCAGGCCGAAGAACGCGCTGCCGAAGCGCGCGAGGCGGGCGACGCGGTCGAGGCTGCCAGACTGGAAGCTCGCACCCAGCGCCTCACCGACACGATCCACGAGACCACGCGCGAACTCCTCCGCCTGCTCGACGTTCCGGTCGTGGAAGCGCCCGCCGAGGGCGAGGCCCAGGCCGCCCACATGGCTCGCTCTGGAACCGTGGACTACGCCGGCAGCGAGGACTACGACACCCTCCTGTTCGGCGCACCACACACTCTCCGGGGGCTCACGGGCAAGGGCGACCCCGAGTGTATGGAGTTCGAGGCCACCCTCAAAGAGCACGACCTCACGTGGGAGCAGCTCGTCGACGTGGGCATCCTCTGTGGCACTGACTTCAACGAGGGCGTCTCGGGCGTCGGTCCGAAGACCGCAGTCAAACTCGTCCGCGAGCACGGCGACCTCTGGGCCGCGCTGGAGGCCGAGGATAGGTACGTCGAGAACGGCGATCTGATCCGAGAGCTGTTCTTGGACCCCGACGTGACCGACGCCGCGTTCGATACCGACATCGAACCCGACCTCGACGCGGCACGCGAGTACGTGACCGGCGAGTGGGAGATACCCGAAGACGAGGTCGAACGCGGCTTCGAGCGGATCGAGGAGAGCGTCGTGCAGTCGGGACTCGACCGCTGGACCTGA
- a CDS encoding nitroreductase family protein, which produces MQQQSDSDSEFDGSTVDGLRDPVDEHRDPAYDIDPLFVNRWSPRSMTGDTLPEDDLLALFEAARWAPSSYNNQHWRFVYATPDDDPWDDFVDLLAEGNREWATDAAALVVVLSKTTFDHNGEPAPTHSFDTGAATENLALEGARRGLVVHGMQGFDYDAAAELFDLTDEYAVEAMTAIGERDEDAIAPGDADDGEHPNQRKDLDEIVFAGDFTPS; this is translated from the coding sequence ATGCAACAGCAAAGCGATAGCGACAGCGAGTTCGACGGTTCGACCGTCGACGGCCTCCGCGACCCGGTCGACGAACACCGCGATCCCGCATACGATATCGATCCGCTGTTCGTCAACCGGTGGTCGCCGCGGTCGATGACCGGCGACACGCTGCCGGAGGACGATCTCCTCGCGCTGTTCGAGGCCGCCCGGTGGGCCCCGTCGTCGTACAACAACCAACACTGGCGGTTCGTCTACGCGACGCCGGACGACGATCCGTGGGACGATTTCGTGGATCTGCTCGCCGAAGGCAACCGCGAGTGGGCGACCGACGCCGCGGCGCTCGTCGTCGTGCTCTCGAAAACCACGTTCGACCACAACGGCGAGCCTGCGCCCACCCACTCCTTCGACACCGGCGCAGCAACGGAAAATCTCGCGCTGGAGGGGGCGCGCCGTGGTCTCGTCGTCCACGGGATGCAGGGGTTCGACTACGACGCAGCCGCCGAACTGTTCGATCTCACCGACGAGTACGCGGTCGAGGCGATGACGGCCATCGGCGAACGCGACGAGGACGCGATCGCTCCGGGCGACGCCGATGACGGCGAACACCCGAACCAGCGCAAGGATCTCGACGAGATCGTCTTCGCTGGCGACTTCACACCGAGCTGA
- a CDS encoding SAM-dependent methyltransferase, with translation MHTPGDVAYFERFARHYERFMPSTDERALRAGLALAERDIERVVDVGGGTGRAVRTIDVPERIVVDAAHGMLGEARRLGLDGVRADGASLPFADESMDAVLIVDALHHVADRTGALTEAKRVLRPGGVLVCREFDRATLRGRALVAAEHLVGFDSEFFTPEELAAGVENAGLDAAVPSRGFGYTVAGVKR, from the coding sequence ATGCACACGCCCGGCGACGTCGCGTACTTCGAGCGGTTCGCGCGCCACTACGAGCGGTTCATGCCCTCGACCGACGAGCGCGCGCTCCGGGCGGGGCTCGCGCTCGCCGAGCGCGACATCGAGCGCGTCGTCGATGTCGGCGGCGGCACCGGCCGGGCGGTACGCACGATCGACGTTCCCGAACGAATCGTGGTCGACGCCGCCCACGGAATGCTCGGCGAGGCGCGACGGCTGGGACTCGACGGCGTCCGTGCGGACGGCGCATCACTCCCGTTCGCCGACGAATCGATGGATGCGGTGCTCATCGTCGACGCGCTCCATCACGTCGCCGATCGGACGGGGGCACTCACCGAGGCGAAGCGCGTCCTCCGGCCAGGCGGCGTGCTCGTCTGTCGGGAGTTCGACCGCGCGACGCTACGCGGGCGCGCGCTGGTCGCGGCCGAACATCTCGTGGGGTTCGATTCGGAGTTCTTCACCCCCGAGGAGCTCGCTGCGGGCGTCGAGAACGCGGGCCTCGACGCCGCAGTCCCCTCCCGCGGGTTCGGCTACACGGTCGCGGGCGTCAAACGCTGA
- a CDS encoding O-methyltransferase, protein MSELVSDDVTDFVRAVGPQPDEVLTEMDEYGEEIGFPTVGPAVGGWLATLARLVDAERVFEFGSGFGYSAYWFARALPPTGEVVLTEIDADELDRAREYFDRGDLTERATFEHGDAIETVDDYEGPFDVVLIDNEKDRYEEAFDAVREKVAPGGVVIADNAMTSTSVDFETVLELVEGETVKDANESTRGVAAYLERVRADPDFETAAIPLGEGIAVSHRTE, encoded by the coding sequence ATGTCCGAACTCGTCTCCGACGACGTCACTGACTTCGTCCGCGCGGTCGGTCCTCAGCCCGACGAGGTTCTGACAGAGATGGACGAATACGGCGAGGAGATCGGCTTTCCGACCGTGGGCCCCGCAGTCGGCGGCTGGCTCGCCACGCTCGCGCGCCTCGTCGACGCAGAGCGGGTCTTCGAGTTCGGCTCCGGCTTCGGCTACTCGGCGTACTGGTTCGCACGGGCACTCCCGCCCACGGGCGAAGTCGTCCTCACAGAGATCGACGCCGACGAACTCGACCGCGCCCGCGAGTACTTCGACCGCGGCGATCTCACCGAACGCGCGACGTTCGAACACGGCGACGCCATCGAGACCGTCGACGACTACGAAGGACCGTTCGACGTCGTGCTGATCGACAACGAGAAGGATCGGTACGAGGAGGCTTTCGACGCCGTTCGCGAGAAAGTCGCTCCCGGTGGCGTGGTGATCGCCGACAACGCCATGACGAGCACCTCTGTCGACTTCGAGACGGTGCTCGAACTCGTCGAAGGCGAGACGGTCAAGGACGCGAACGAGTCGACCCGCGGCGTCGCGGCGTACCTCGAACGGGTCCGCGCCGATCCCGACTTCGAGACCGCCGCGATCCCGCTCGGCGAGGGGATCGCCGTGAGCCACCGCACCGAGTGA
- a CDS encoding acyl-CoA dehydrogenase family protein, producing MELLDESIVPEHAREVKAEAREFADEHIAPNAEEYFRTGEYPWEILEAGQDAGLVAQDIGEELGGRDLGLEAMLAIAEEFYRADAGIALTLQLASFGAEIVEKYGNDDQHEEFLRPVAECDQITGLAVSEPQTGSDLAGMTTSAEKDGDEWVLNGEKYWVGNAVEAEWLTLYAKTGDSDDRYSNYSMFIVPTDAPGYDAEHIPEKMGFRASKQGHIELDDCRIPEENLVGNEGTGFYMLAEFFNHGRIVVGGHGLGLAAAAIEEAWEFVHDREAFGRDVSEFQAVQHDLSDMLIEFERARALNWRAAGKVADQDNAGYWAALAKANSTEAAVECAERGMQLHGGRSVLTENRIARVYRDCRIPVIYEGANAIQRNLIYRQR from the coding sequence ATGGAGCTACTCGACGAGTCGATCGTGCCCGAGCACGCACGCGAGGTCAAAGCCGAGGCCCGTGAGTTCGCTGACGAGCACATCGCCCCCAACGCCGAGGAGTACTTCCGAACCGGCGAGTACCCGTGGGAGATCCTCGAAGCCGGCCAGGACGCGGGCCTCGTGGCCCAGGACATCGGCGAGGAGCTCGGCGGCCGCGATCTCGGCCTCGAAGCAATGCTCGCGATCGCCGAGGAGTTCTATCGTGCGGACGCCGGGATCGCGCTCACGCTCCAGCTCGCGAGTTTCGGGGCCGAGATCGTCGAGAAGTACGGCAACGACGACCAGCACGAGGAGTTCCTCCGCCCGGTCGCCGAGTGCGACCAGATCACCGGACTCGCAGTCTCGGAACCCCAGACCGGCAGCGACCTCGCGGGGATGACCACGAGCGCGGAAAAGGACGGCGACGAGTGGGTGCTGAATGGCGAGAAGTACTGGGTCGGCAACGCGGTCGAGGCCGAGTGGCTCACTCTCTACGCCAAAACCGGCGACTCGGACGATCGCTACTCGAACTACTCGATGTTCATCGTCCCGACCGACGCACCCGGCTACGACGCCGAACACATCCCCGAGAAGATGGGCTTTCGCGCCTCCAAGCAGGGCCACATCGAACTCGACGACTGCCGGATCCCCGAGGAAAACCTCGTCGGTAACGAGGGCACCGGCTTCTACATGCTCGCGGAGTTTTTCAACCACGGCCGGATCGTCGTCGGCGGCCACGGGTTGGGTCTCGCTGCGGCCGCCATCGAGGAGGCGTGGGAGTTCGTCCACGACCGCGAAGCGTTCGGCCGGGACGTGAGCGAGTTCCAAGCCGTCCAGCACGACCTCTCGGACATGCTCATCGAATTCGAGCGCGCCCGCGCACTCAACTGGCGCGCCGCCGGCAAAGTGGCAGATCAGGACAACGCAGGCTACTGGGCTGCGCTCGCCAAGGCCAACTCCACCGAGGCTGCCGTCGAATGTGCCGAGCGTGGGATGCAGCTCCACGGCGGTCGGTCGGTGCTGACCGAAAACCGGATCGCTCGTGTCTACCGCGACTGTCGGATCCCGGTGATCTACGAGGGCGCGAACGCGATCCAGCGCAACCTGATCTACCGCCAGCGCTGA
- a CDS encoding class II fumarate hydratase, whose product MSDQDTRTEADSLGEMDVPADAYWGAQTQRAVENFPISGIGFDRRFVRALGIVKKAAAQTNRDLDLIDDETAEAIVAAAEEVMAGEHDGQFPVDIFQTGSGTSTNMNANEVIANRASEIQGDEVGSRAVHPNDDVNFGQSSNDVIPTAMHVATLESIERDLVPALERLRTALGEKEAEFDTVVKTGRTHLQDATPVRLGQEFGGYRAQIDKGITRVNKTTRNLSELALGGTAVGTGLNTHPEFPARAAERISGETGLPFEEATDHFEAQAAHDAMAEAHGALRTVSGSLNKIANDLRLLASGPRNGLGEIDQPENQPGSSIMPGKINPVVAEAVNQVHVQVVGNDAAVSTGAANGQIDLNLYKPVIAHNTLQSIALLANASETFAEKFVDNLEANREHCEEQVEQSMALATALNAHIGYDKASEVAKEALKEDKTVREVVVEKGYLDTEEADEVLDARAMTERGIPGREE is encoded by the coding sequence ATGAGCGATCAGGACACCCGCACCGAGGCAGACAGTCTGGGCGAGATGGACGTCCCCGCGGACGCCTACTGGGGGGCACAGACCCAGCGTGCGGTCGAGAACTTCCCGATCAGCGGGATCGGGTTCGATCGGCGGTTCGTTCGCGCGCTCGGGATCGTGAAGAAGGCCGCCGCACAGACCAACCGCGACCTCGATCTGATCGACGACGAAACCGCAGAAGCGATCGTCGCGGCAGCCGAGGAGGTCATGGCCGGTGAGCACGACGGCCAGTTCCCGGTCGATATTTTCCAGACGGGATCGGGGACCTCCACGAACATGAACGCCAACGAGGTGATCGCGAACCGCGCGAGCGAGATCCAGGGCGACGAGGTTGGATCGCGGGCGGTCCACCCGAACGACGACGTCAACTTCGGCCAGTCCTCGAACGACGTGATCCCGACGGCGATGCACGTCGCCACGCTCGAATCGATCGAGCGCGATCTCGTGCCCGCGCTCGAACGCCTCCGGACGGCGCTCGGCGAGAAGGAAGCCGAGTTCGACACCGTTGTCAAAACGGGGCGGACTCACCTTCAGGATGCCACCCCCGTCAGACTGGGCCAGGAGTTCGGCGGCTACCGGGCCCAGATCGACAAGGGAATCACCCGCGTGAACAAGACCACGCGCAATCTCTCGGAGCTCGCGCTCGGCGGGACCGCGGTCGGCACGGGATTGAACACCCATCCCGAGTTCCCCGCGCGCGCGGCCGAACGCATTTCCGGAGAAACAGGATTACCGTTCGAGGAGGCCACCGACCACTTCGAGGCCCAGGCCGCCCACGACGCGATGGCGGAAGCCCACGGCGCGCTCCGCACGGTGTCGGGGTCGCTCAACAAGATCGCCAACGATCTCCGACTCTTGGCGTCGGGCCCCCGCAACGGGCTCGGCGAGATCGACCAGCCCGAGAACCAGCCCGGCTCGTCGATCATGCCCGGGAAGATCAACCCCGTCGTCGCCGAGGCCGTGAATCAAGTTCACGTCCAGGTCGTCGGCAACGACGCCGCGGTGTCGACCGGCGCGGCGAACGGCCAGATCGATCTGAACCTCTACAAACCCGTCATCGCTCACAACACCCTCCAGTCGATCGCGCTGCTCGCGAACGCCAGCGAGACCTTCGCCGAGAAGTTCGTCGATAACCTCGAAGCCAACCGCGAGCACTGCGAGGAGCAGGTCGAGCAGAGCATGGCGCTCGCGACCGCGCTGAACGCCCACATCGGCTACGACAAGGCGAGCGAGGTGGCGAAAGAAGCACTCAAAGAGGACAAGACCGTGCGCGAGGTCGTCGTCGAGAAGGGGTATCTCGACACCGAAGAAGCCGACGAGGTCCTCGATGCGCGCGCGATGACCGAACGCGGGATTCCGGGCCGCGAAGAGTAG
- a CDS encoding BolA family protein, translated as MDTTEVERLIESGIKDADATVTQPRGEDDDHLAAVVVAPAFEDETLVAQHEQVYDALGEHMTTDIHALELKTYTPEEYAERSA; from the coding sequence ATGGACACCACCGAAGTCGAGCGACTCATCGAATCCGGGATCAAGGATGCAGACGCCACCGTCACCCAGCCACGCGGCGAGGACGACGACCATCTCGCCGCCGTCGTCGTCGCACCGGCCTTCGAGGACGAGACGCTCGTCGCACAGCACGAGCAGGTCTACGACGCGCTCGGCGAGCATATGACGACCGATATCCACGCGCTCGAACTCAAGACCTACACTCCCGAGGAGTACGCCGAACGCAGCGCCTGA
- a CDS encoding NRAMP family divalent metal transporter gives MSGTTTSYRERVRDTTSGFFQQYGLAFVMVASYFGSGSIFIASSAGVRFGYALLWAVVGAALLGFMAQDMSARLGIFGEPLMVFVRKKLGGRIATVLAVVLSSGCLLWAFELTAAVGKGLSLLVGGAVGWMPLAVLTGFAAVAVGLLNYEGIEQLMTAMMIGLLVVYLFVTGTTAPPLSAIATGFVPSVPGVGALTLVASILGTTALWPNFFLESNLVAEKGWSGRSDITPMRRDLGIGYAVGGITTIAILVLAAAVLRPAGYTELETFLTPGRALGNVIGEWARTVFLVGAVAAAFNSIIPIMWTPSYLFQHARGTEADSASRSFKAIYALLVSISGLSPLITIFFGLGVIDMIILFPAYNAIVGLPITAALLFWAVNDENTMGEHRNTRLLSVLNAALVVLAVVSATTSLPGVVDALLSGGL, from the coding sequence ATGTCAGGTACTACTACATCGTATCGAGAGCGGGTTCGTGACACGACGTCCGGCTTCTTCCAGCAGTACGGGCTGGCGTTCGTGATGGTTGCTAGCTACTTCGGCTCCGGATCGATATTCATCGCCAGTTCGGCCGGCGTCCGGTTCGGGTATGCGTTGCTGTGGGCGGTCGTCGGTGCAGCGTTGCTCGGCTTCATGGCACAGGACATGAGCGCCCGGCTCGGCATCTTCGGCGAGCCGCTGATGGTGTTCGTGCGGAAGAAGCTCGGCGGACGGATCGCGACCGTGCTCGCCGTCGTCCTGTCGAGCGGTTGTTTGCTCTGGGCGTTCGAGCTGACCGCTGCGGTCGGGAAAGGACTCTCGCTGCTGGTCGGTGGCGCGGTCGGCTGGATGCCGCTCGCCGTCCTCACGGGATTTGCTGCCGTCGCCGTCGGCCTGTTGAACTACGAGGGCATCGAGCAGCTGATGACTGCGATGATGATCGGACTGCTGGTCGTCTATCTCTTCGTCACCGGCACGACCGCCCCGCCGCTATCGGCGATCGCCACCGGGTTCGTGCCGAGCGTTCCCGGTGTCGGCGCGCTCACGCTCGTGGCGTCGATTCTCGGCACGACCGCGCTCTGGCCCAACTTCTTCCTCGAATCGAACCTCGTCGCGGAGAAAGGCTGGTCCGGACGATCGGACATCACCCCGATGCGGCGGGATCTCGGGATCGGTTACGCGGTCGGCGGGATCACCACGATCGCAATCTTGGTCCTCGCGGCCGCCGTCCTCCGGCCGGCGGGCTACACCGAACTCGAGACGTTTCTCACCCCGGGACGCGCGCTCGGGAACGTCATTGGCGAGTGGGCGCGAACGGTGTTCCTGGTCGGCGCGGTCGCTGCGGCGTTCAACAGCATCATCCCGATCATGTGGACGCCGTCGTATCTCTTCCAGCACGCCCGCGGAACCGAGGCCGATTCGGCCTCCCGGAGCTTCAAAGCCATCTACGCACTTCTCGTCAGTATCAGCGGCCTCTCGCCGCTGATCACGATATTCTTCGGTCTCGGCGTGATCGACATGATCATCCTCTTCCCGGCGTACAACGCCATCGTCGGGCTCCCGATCACGGCCGCACTGCTGTTCTGGGCGGTCAACGACGAGAACACGATGGGCGAGCACCGAAACACACGCTTGCTCTCGGTTCTCAACGCCGCACTCGTCGTGTTAGCGGTCGTGTCAGCGACGACCTCGCTGCCGGGCGTCGTCGACGCACTCCTCTCCGGGGGGCTTTAA
- a CDS encoding GNAT family N-acetyltransferase encodes MKLRRLPADEPAVRRYVEELWIPFHHDLEAIVDRHALAEDVDLVAEETAFRLDRLDEAGYRAWVAVDDSPTDGAGNDADLATTDGDFVGFVTTEIDEASSVFDRPDRLVVGDIYVREPYRGTGLSRRLIDRATERAREAGCAELALDVDADNERAIGFYENLGFETHRRRMTVSTADL; translated from the coding sequence ATGAAACTCCGCCGGCTTCCAGCCGACGAACCCGCCGTCCGTCGCTACGTCGAGGAGCTGTGGATCCCCTTCCACCACGACCTCGAAGCGATCGTCGACCGCCACGCGCTCGCCGAGGACGTCGATCTCGTCGCCGAGGAGACGGCGTTCCGACTCGACCGGCTCGACGAAGCGGGCTACCGGGCGTGGGTCGCCGTCGACGACTCGCCGACCGACGGCGCGGGCAACGACGCCGACCTCGCCACCACCGACGGCGACTTCGTCGGTTTCGTCACGACCGAGATCGACGAAGCATCTTCGGTCTTCGATCGTCCGGATCGACTGGTCGTCGGGGATATCTACGTCCGCGAGCCCTACCGCGGTACGGGTCTCAGCCGACGGCTGATCGACCGCGCCACGGAGCGAGCACGTGAGGCAGGCTGTGCGGAGCTCGCCCTCGATGTCGATGCCGACAACGAGCGCGCCATCGGCTTCTACGAGAATCTCGGCTTCGAGACGCACCGTCGTCGAATGACGGTTTCCACTGCCGATTTGTAG
- a CDS encoding long-chain fatty acid--CoA ligase, which produces MPRGTPQTLRPFRWRAERLYPDTEIVSRTADGIERYDYSEYGDRVARLANALDDAGIDNEARVGTFCWNHHRHFETYFGVPDSGRQLHTINPLLPDEHIQYIVENATDELLFVDPSLAEKLAGAYDADSFGSVEQFVVMADEVPEIDLDPVTDYESFIAEQGTEYDWPAIEEDREAGMCYTSGTTGRPKGVEYTQRMLWSHTMATVTPQGLGIEDTDVVMPVVPMFHVNAWGMPFSSTAAGAKHVYPGPSPDPADLAKLIEEEGVTITAGVPTVWLGLLEYVQNNDVDLSSLEEVVIGGSAAPKSVIRQFDELGVDVLHAWGMTEMSPIGSVARLKPGMDEWDADDRHEKRGKQGLMVPGIEFKVIDEDGNEVPWDGEEFGELWVRGPWVTTEYFERPEANEEEFEDGWLKTGDVVSVDPDGYIQIVDRAKDVIKSGGEWISSVELENALMAHDDVAEAAVVGVPHERWQERPVAFVVPGDDADRDALADELLGMIAEEYPKWWVPDDVEYIDEVPKTATGKFSKKDIREEYADASLVEGAAPAEAAPEDE; this is translated from the coding sequence ATGCCACGAGGCACACCACAGACCCTGCGACCGTTCCGCTGGCGCGCGGAACGACTCTACCCCGATACCGAGATCGTCTCGCGCACCGCCGACGGGATCGAACGGTACGATTATTCGGAGTACGGCGACCGCGTCGCCCGTCTCGCGAACGCGCTCGATGACGCCGGCATCGATAACGAGGCCCGCGTCGGCACGTTCTGCTGGAACCACCACCGTCACTTCGAGACGTACTTCGGCGTTCCCGACTCGGGCCGCCAGCTCCACACCATCAACCCCCTCCTGCCCGACGAGCACATCCAGTACATCGTCGAGAACGCGACCGACGAGCTCCTGTTCGTCGACCCCTCGCTCGCCGAGAAGCTCGCCGGCGCGTACGACGCCGATTCGTTCGGGAGCGTCGAGCAGTTCGTGGTGATGGCCGACGAGGTTCCGGAAATCGACCTCGATCCCGTCACGGACTACGAGTCGTTTATCGCCGAACAGGGAACCGAGTACGACTGGCCCGCGATCGAGGAGGATCGCGAGGCCGGGATGTGTTACACCTCCGGCACCACCGGGCGGCCGAAAGGCGTCGAGTACACCCAGCGAATGCTCTGGTCGCACACGATGGCCACGGTGACGCCCCAGGGCCTCGGCATCGAGGATACGGACGTCGTGATGCCGGTCGTGCCGATGTTCCACGTCAACGCGTGGGGGATGCCCTTCTCGTCGACCGCCGCCGGCGCGAAACATGTCTACCCCGGCCCGTCGCCCGATCCGGCCGACCTCGCCAAGCTCATCGAGGAAGAGGGCGTCACGATCACTGCTGGCGTCCCCACGGTGTGGCTCGGACTGCTCGAATACGTCCAGAACAACGATGTCGACCTCTCCTCGCTCGAAGAGGTCGTCATCGGCGGGAGCGCCGCCCCGAAGTCGGTCATCCGTCAGTTCGACGAGCTCGGCGTAGATGTCCTCCACGCGTGGGGAATGACCGAGATGAGTCCGATCGGCTCGGTCGCACGGCTCAAGCCGGGCATGGACGAGTGGGACGCCGACGACCGGCACGAAAAGCGCGGCAAACAGGGGCTGATGGTGCCCGGCATCGAGTTCAAAGTCATCGACGAGGACGGCAACGAGGTGCCGTGGGACGGCGAGGAGTTCGGCGAGCTCTGGGTCCGTGGCCCGTGGGTCACCACCGAGTACTTCGAGCGTCCCGAGGCCAACGAGGAGGAGTTCGAGGACGGCTGGCTCAAGACCGGCGACGTGGTCTCGGTCGATCCTGATGGGTATATCCAGATCGTCGACCGCGCGAAGGACGTCATCAAGTCGGGCGGCGAGTGGATTTCGAGCGTCGAACTCGAAAACGCACTGATGGCTCACGACGACGTGGCCGAAGCCGCCGTCGTCGGCGTCCCCCACGAACGCTGGCAGGAGCGCCCGGTCGCGTTCGTGGTGCCTGGCGACGACGCCGACAGAGACGCACTCGCCGACGAACTCCTCGGAATGATCGCCGAGGAGTACCCGAAGTGGTGGGTTCCCGACGACGTGGAGTACATCGACGAGGTGCCCAAAACCGCGACCGGGAAGTTCTCGAAGAAGGACATCCGTGAGGAGTACGCCGACGCCTCGCTGGTTGAGGGTGCGGCACCCGCGGAGGCCGCTCCCGAGGACGAGTAG